A DNA window from Fragaria vesca subsp. vesca linkage group LG3, FraVesHawaii_1.0, whole genome shotgun sequence contains the following coding sequences:
- the LOC101310504 gene encoding probable ubiquitin-conjugating enzyme E2 23-like produces the protein MANKKIMAEWRILKKDLPESIYVRTYETRMDLVRAVIFGAEGTPYENGLFFFDIKFPDNYPNEVNEPPMVHYRSHGLKLNPNLYSNGKVCLSLLNTWYGKGSENWDPFQSTLLQVLVSIQALVLNEKPLLNEQGFGFLTRWFGMKGMSQNYNDDAFIATCRSTLYLLQNPSKNFETFTAKHFRGRASRILRACDDYSKHGYYNKESEAGPSVSKVSKEFKESMEHLYPQLVKAFEKNEAQLVKASKKNEASPKNKKNDASLKKNRAERSLTTLIDQVKKKIELAATPGRLFVLSGALLVSAFVAASLAGDRMLAEITAWYSIVKV, from the coding sequence ATGGCCAATAAAAAGATCATGGCCGAGTGGAGAATTTTGAAGAAGGATCTCCCGGAAAGCATATACGTGCGCACGTACGAGACTCGAATGGATCTCGTCAGGGCTGTGATCTTCGGAGCAGAAGGCACACCCTATGAGAATGGACTCTTCTTCTTCGACATCAAGTTCCCGGACAACTATCCTAATGAAGTAAATGAACCACCAATGGTTCATTATCGCTCACACGGATTAAAGCTTAACCCTAATCTCTACTCAAATGGTAAGGTGTGCTTGAGTCTACTCAATACGTGGTATGGCAAGGGCAGTGAGAATTGGGACCCATTTCAATCTACCCTCCTCCAAGTTTTGGTGTCGATTCAGGCGCTTGTTCTCAACGAGAAGCCCTTGTTGAACGAACAGGGTTTTGGGTTTTTGACCCGGTGGTTTGGCATGAAGGGTATGTCCCAAAATTATAACGACGACGCATTTATTGCAACATGCAGGTCGACGTTGTATTTGCTCCAAAATCCATCCAAGAACTTTGAGACTTTCACTGCCAAGCATTTTCGCGGAAGAGCGAGTCGGATTCTGAGAGCGTGCGACGATTATTCGAAACACGGCTACTATAACAAGGAGAGTGAGGCAGGCCCTTCGGTTAGCAAGGTTTCCAAGGAGTTCAAGGAGTCGATGGAGCATTTGTACCCACAACTGGTCAAGGCTTTCGAAAAGAATGAGGCACAACTGGTCAAGGCTTCCAAAAAGAATGAGGCATCTCCTAAGAACAAAAAGAATGATGCATCTCTAAAGAAAAATCGTGCGGAGAGGAGTTTGACAACGTTAATAGATCAAGTGAAGAAGAAAATTGAGCTGGCCGCTACTCCTGGCCGGTTATTCGTATTGTCTGGTGCATTGTTGGTCTCTGCTTTTGTAGCAGCAAGTCTAGCAGGTGATCGCATGCTTGCAGAGATAACCGCATGGTACTCCATTGTTAAAGTATGA